Proteins from a genomic interval of Rhipicephalus microplus isolate Deutch F79 chromosome 6, USDA_Rmic, whole genome shotgun sequence:
- the LOC119166866 gene encoding protein arginine methyltransferase NDUFAF7, mitochondrial isoform X1 produces the protein MNSAVARAVPKLLRAPNAAGVVVRKLHGKTPTTASDVAKQLSKRSIVIEAQAKSAETKLLQQLRTRILATGPITVAEYMKEVLTNPMSGYYMHRDVFGSSGDFTTSPEISQMFGELVAVWFLNEWVKAGKPKPLYIVELGPGRGTLSDDMLRVFSKYSDAMEVVSLHLVEISPHLSQVQELKLCGTVSVVKDVFEHNPVTLRLPVKTDTEEATYKHSITKHGVPVGWYRHLHDVPRGFSCFIAHEFLDALPVHKFQRTPEGWREVFIDLDDGPGPHHLRYVLSRGPTPASFFANVTGEKRDHVEVCPEAGVIVQELAHRMDEHGGCGLVVDYGHDGDKTDTFRAFKNHALHPVLSEPGTADLTVDVDFSYLRRILKDRGGKCSECITHMFLANVGPNMCFTNSVSAIPALTFGPIPQGEFLRNMGISIRLEKLLANCPPEARQDLLTGYEMLTHPEKMGERFKFFGIFPKDMQDTLSTNPPAGFFAPS, from the exons ATGAATTCGGCAGTCGCGCGCGCGGTCCCCAAGCTCCTGCGAGCGCCGAATGCGGCGGGAGTTGTTGTCCGCAAACTTCACGGCAAGACGCCGACGACGGCCTCGG ATGTAGCCAAGCAGCTGAGCAAGCGTTCCATCGTGATCGAAGCTCAGGCGAAGTCTGCCGAGACCAAGCTTCTGCAGCAGCTCAGAACTCGAATACTGGCGACGGGACCGATCACCGTCGCCGAATACATGAAGGAAGTGTTGACCAATCCCATGTCC GGTTACTACATGCATAGGGATGTTTTTGGCAGTTCGGGAGACTTCACGACGTCACCGGAGATCTCACAAATGTTCGGAGAG CTAGTGGCCGTGTGGTTCCTTAACGAATGGGTCAAAGCGGGAAAGCCGAAGCCTCTTTACATTGTGGAGTTGGGTCCCGGACGTGGAACTCTTTCCGACGACATGTTGCGG GTGTTCTCCAAGTACAGCGATGCCATGGAAGTGGTGTCCTTGCACCTGGTCGAAATCAGCCCGCACCTAAGCCAAGTGCAGGAGCTGAAGCTCTGCGGAACCGTCAGCGTCGTGAAGGACGTGTTTGAACACAACCCAGTCACTCTGCGTCTTCCAGTAAAGACAGACACCGAAGAG GCAACTTACAAACACAGCATCACCAAGCACGGCGTTCCTGTTGGCTGGTACCGCCACTTACACGATGTGCCGCGTGGGTTCTCGTGCTTCATCGCCCACGAGTTCCTGGATGCCCTTCCTGTGCACAAGTTCCAGCGCACCCCTGAAGGGTGGCGGGAGGTTTTCATAGACCTGGACGACGGGCCGGGTCCACACCATCTGCGCTACGTGCTTTCCCGGGGACCCACTCCAGCGAGCTTCTTTGCCAAT GTGACTGGTGAAAAGAGGGACCACGTCGAAGTCTGTCCTGAGGCTGGCGTCATTGTCCAAGAGCTTGCACACCGCATGGATGAACATGGAGGCTGTGGGCTTGTTGTTGACTACGGGCACGATGGCGATAAGACAGACACTTTCCGG GCATTCAAGAACCACGCCCTTCACCCCGTATTGTCCGAGCCAGGCACAGCAGATTTGACTGTAGATGTCGACTTTTCTTATCTGAGACGGATTCTCAAGGACAGAGGTGGGAAATGTTCCGAGTGCATTACTCACATGTTTCTTGCTAACGTGGGCCCCAACATGTGTTTTACCAACTCTGTATCCGCCATTCCAGCACTGACATTTGGGCCCATACCCCAGGGAGAATTCCTCAGAAACATGGGCATCAGCATACGTCTGGAG AAACTATTGGCCAACTGTCCCCCCGAGGCACGTCAAGACTTGCTGACCGGCTACGAGATGCTCACGCATCCGGAGAAGATGGGAGAGCGATTCAAGTTCTTCGGCATCTTTCCAAAAGACATGCAGGATACCCTAAGCACCAATCCTCCGGCCGGATTCTTTGCTCCTTCGTAA
- the LOC119166866 gene encoding protein arginine methyltransferase NDUFAF7, mitochondrial isoform X2, with amino-acid sequence MNSAVARAVPKLLRAPNAAGVVVRKLHGKTPTTASDVAKQLSKRSIVIEAQAKSAETKLLQQLRTRILATGPITVAEYMKEVLTNPMSGYYMHRDVFGSSGDFTTSPEISQMFGELVAVWFLNEWVKAGKPKPLYIVELGPGRGTLSDDMLRVFSKYSDAMEVVSLHLVEISPHLSQVQELKLCGTVSVVKDVFEHNPVTLRLPVKTDTEEATYKHSITKHGVPVGWYRHLHDVPRGFSCFIAHEFLDALPVHKFQRTPEGWREVFIDLDDGPGPHHLRYVLSRGPTPASFFANVTGEKRDHVEVCPEAGVIVQELAHRMDEHGGCGLVVDYGHDGDKTDTFRAFKNHALHPVLSEPGTADLTVDVDFSYLRRILKDRALTFGPIPQGEFLRNMGISIRLEKLLANCPPEARQDLLTGYEMLTHPEKMGERFKFFGIFPKDMQDTLSTNPPAGFFAPS; translated from the exons ATGAATTCGGCAGTCGCGCGCGCGGTCCCCAAGCTCCTGCGAGCGCCGAATGCGGCGGGAGTTGTTGTCCGCAAACTTCACGGCAAGACGCCGACGACGGCCTCGG ATGTAGCCAAGCAGCTGAGCAAGCGTTCCATCGTGATCGAAGCTCAGGCGAAGTCTGCCGAGACCAAGCTTCTGCAGCAGCTCAGAACTCGAATACTGGCGACGGGACCGATCACCGTCGCCGAATACATGAAGGAAGTGTTGACCAATCCCATGTCC GGTTACTACATGCATAGGGATGTTTTTGGCAGTTCGGGAGACTTCACGACGTCACCGGAGATCTCACAAATGTTCGGAGAG CTAGTGGCCGTGTGGTTCCTTAACGAATGGGTCAAAGCGGGAAAGCCGAAGCCTCTTTACATTGTGGAGTTGGGTCCCGGACGTGGAACTCTTTCCGACGACATGTTGCGG GTGTTCTCCAAGTACAGCGATGCCATGGAAGTGGTGTCCTTGCACCTGGTCGAAATCAGCCCGCACCTAAGCCAAGTGCAGGAGCTGAAGCTCTGCGGAACCGTCAGCGTCGTGAAGGACGTGTTTGAACACAACCCAGTCACTCTGCGTCTTCCAGTAAAGACAGACACCGAAGAG GCAACTTACAAACACAGCATCACCAAGCACGGCGTTCCTGTTGGCTGGTACCGCCACTTACACGATGTGCCGCGTGGGTTCTCGTGCTTCATCGCCCACGAGTTCCTGGATGCCCTTCCTGTGCACAAGTTCCAGCGCACCCCTGAAGGGTGGCGGGAGGTTTTCATAGACCTGGACGACGGGCCGGGTCCACACCATCTGCGCTACGTGCTTTCCCGGGGACCCACTCCAGCGAGCTTCTTTGCCAAT GTGACTGGTGAAAAGAGGGACCACGTCGAAGTCTGTCCTGAGGCTGGCGTCATTGTCCAAGAGCTTGCACACCGCATGGATGAACATGGAGGCTGTGGGCTTGTTGTTGACTACGGGCACGATGGCGATAAGACAGACACTTTCCGG GCATTCAAGAACCACGCCCTTCACCCCGTATTGTCCGAGCCAGGCACAGCAGATTTGACTGTAGATGTCGACTTTTCTTATCTGAGACGGATTCTCAAGGACAGAG CACTGACATTTGGGCCCATACCCCAGGGAGAATTCCTCAGAAACATGGGCATCAGCATACGTCTGGAG AAACTATTGGCCAACTGTCCCCCCGAGGCACGTCAAGACTTGCTGACCGGCTACGAGATGCTCACGCATCCGGAGAAGATGGGAGAGCGATTCAAGTTCTTCGGCATCTTTCCAAAAGACATGCAGGATACCCTAAGCACCAATCCTCCGGCCGGATTCTTTGCTCCTTCGTAA